The region acttaatattttttattgataCAATTAAAAGATTGGTACGCGTACGACTCTTTGTTTCCTGCATGGGACAAGTTCCTTATCATTTTTAAATAATCCAAACTCAAATTTGACTTTTCAAATAATAGAAATCGATGATACGTACCATTACCATGCATGTTGTAGTATCACACACACTAAAATAGCCAAATTATATGGACACGGTTCTTACAAGCCACCAAAAATTAATAAACCAAATTTCAAGCCAGCAATACTAGTTAACAAACCACCGATTTTACAAGCCAACTCTTGGATTAAGACCTTATACTCCAACAAGTATAAAAATCGATGATACCATGCATTTAGTAGTATCACTCACCTGCACTAAAGGCATGACTTCTTATAATTTCTTATTCTTTCTAGTTGTGTTCCTTGCATCTATGATGCTTGTCCCTCAAGCGCTTCTTGTTGAAGCGGTTAATAAGCCATTGTCAGTCACCACGCCACATCGGATTTACTGGCCACCACCACCAGAATATCAAAGGTACTCTCCTTCAGTAAAAGAGGTTAACGAGCCATTGTCGGTTGCCACGCAACTTCGGAGACAAAGGCCTCCGCCAGTGTCTTGGCTGCCACTACAAAATTATCAAAAGTACCATCCTTCAATAGAAGAGGTTAACGAGCCATTGTCGGGAACACCGCCACCTCATGTTTACTGGCCACCACCATTGCCGCCACCAACAGATTATCGAAGGTACCATCCTTCAATAGAAGATGTTAAAAAGCCATTGCCAGTCGCCATGCCACATCGGAGAATTTGGTCACCACCACCAATACATGAAGATGCAACGAGCTTGAATTGACATGTTATTTATATGTATAATTACTAAATAAGATCAGCTAGGCTTCGTATGCTGTGACACAACTATAAATGTGTTTATTTTCTGCGTattttttctgaattttattTCGCAGAAATTTCCTGCGAAATGTTTTGCGATTCAGCTGTTGTTTCATGCGAATATATTTCTAAAGAAATATTtgcaaataatataaaattttcttgcaaaattACATGCACATTTTATTCGCAAAAATATTCGcagccagatcctgagtttttACTTGTTTAATGTTAATCGGTGGTGTAAGCATGCACTTGATCTTATACATTTCCACAAACAACACACTGCTACATGTAAGATCTGTGTTGAGTTGCTCGAAATTTACAAGTTCCTTGGTTGTGCTTCACAGTTCATGATGAGCTAGATTGATCCTAGTGGGTGTCATACTCATTTCATCATGACCTTTGAAGTTGTTGCAAACATAGTAGTCTGACCACTCATTTTTGGAGTGAGAAGTCTACTAAACTCGTTGTTCCACTGTAGCTAAGCGTTAGTTTTTACTACTTTTtagcaaaaaaattcacatgattAAAATCTAGCATTTAACACATGTTCCGTATTTTGAAT is a window of Lotus japonicus ecotype B-129 chromosome 5, LjGifu_v1.2 DNA encoding:
- the LOC130719757 gene encoding extensin-1-like produces the protein MTSYNFLFFLVVFLASMMLVPQALLVEAVNKPLSVTTPHRIYWPPPPEYQRYSPSVKEVNEPLSVATQLRRQRPPPVSWLPLQNYQKYHPSIEEVNEPLSGTPPPHVYWPPPLPPPTDYRRYHPSIEDVKKPLPVAMPHRRIWSPPPIHEDATSLN